One genomic segment of Cyprinus carpio isolate SPL01 unplaced genomic scaffold, ASM1834038v1 S000006515, whole genome shotgun sequence includes these proteins:
- the LOC109082685 gene encoding N-lysine methyltransferase KMT5A-A-like, whose protein sequence is MSATRPQRAKRNAKQDAAYYCSLGKDKEGFEAKYIDSFKGRGVFSCRPFEKGDFLFEYRGEVITKKEQENRERIYHNALKVFMFDFQFNGQQLCVDAAREDGSLGRLVNDDEVNPNSKIKVTRVDGRPHLCLFAIKDIGSGEEITYNYGNSDWPWRSKSDLSRST, encoded by the exons ATGAGTGCTACAAGGCCACAAAGAGCTAAAAGAAATGCCAAACAGGATGCTGCTTATTATTGCTCCTTAGGCAAAGATAAGGAAGGATTTGAAGCTAAATATATTGATTCTTTTAAAG GTCGGGGTGTGTTCAGCTGCCGGCCCTTTGAAAAAGGAGATTTCCTCTTTGAGTACAGAGGGGAAGTCATTACTAAAAAGGAACAAGAAAACCGAGAGAGAATTTACCATAACGCACTCAaagtttttatgtttgattttcagTTCAATGGACAACAGTTATG TGTGGATGCTGCCAGAGAGGATGGATCACTAGGGAGACTGGTAAATGACGACGAAGTGAACCCAAACAGCAAAATTAAAGTTACAAGAGTGGATGGAAGACCCCATCTGTGTTTATTCGCAATCAAAGATATTGGTTCAGGGGAAGAAATCACTTATAACTATGGTAATTCGGATTGGCCATGGAGAAGCAAG TCAGATTTGAGCCGTTCGACCTAG
- the LOC122143838 gene encoding uncharacterized protein LOC122143838, whose amino-acid sequence MPCQAADVNKCSSFAVIPKTSKEKPCQAADVDKCSSFAVIPKTSKEMPCQAADVDKCSSFAVIPKTSKEMPCQAADVDKCSSFAVIPKTSKEKPCQAADVDKCSSFAVIPKTSKEMPCQAADVDKCSSFAVIPKTSKEMPCQAADVDKCSSFAVIPKTSKEMPCQAADVDKCSSFAVIPKDCVHDLVPEEMSSLEKCVTCGGPFSPLKWSGVRCKVCYESWHKKCYV is encoded by the exons ATGCCATGTCAGGCTGCTGATGTGAACAAATGCAGTTCCTTTGCAGTCATTCCAAAG ACTTCCAAAGAGAAGCCATGTCAGGCTGCTGATGTGGACAAATGCAGTTCCTTTGCAGTCATTCCAAAG ACTTCCAAAGAGATGCCATGTCAGGCTGCTGATGTGGACAAATGCAGTTCCTTTGCAGTCATTCCAAAG ACTTCCAAAGAGATGCCATGTCAGGCTGCTGATGTGGACAAATGCAGTTCCTTTGCAGTCATTCCAAAG ACTTCCAAAGAGAAGCCATGTCAGGCTGCTGATGTGGACAAATGCAGTTCCTTTGCAGTCATTCCAAAG ACTTCCAAAGAGATGCCATGTCAGGCTGCTGATGTGGACAAATGCAGTTCCTTTGCAGTCATTCCAAAG ACTTCCAAAGAGATGCCGTGTCAGGCTGCTGATGTGGACAAATGCAGTTCCTTTGCAGTCATTCCAAAG ACTTCCAAAGAGATGCCATGTCAGGCTGCTGATGTGGACAAATGCAGTTCCTTTGCAGTCATTCCAAAG GACTGTGTTCATGATCTTGTCCCTGAAGAAATGTCAAGTTTAGAAAAATGTGTCACATGTGGAGGACCCTTTTCACCTCTGAAATGGTCAGGGGTGAGGtgtaaag TTTGCTATGAGTCCTGGCACAAAAAGTGCTATGTATAA